Proteins from a genomic interval of Bacteroidales bacterium:
- a CDS encoding tetratricopeptide repeat protein, which translates to MKKLVLIGLFAGVVTFVNAQNRNVITAYNLGIKPGQTQYERALKAIDEAVEHVETKENEKAWYYRGLILQNIFQSTNPEHKEIHPFPLKEAALSYENSIKFKDKRARYAGNALQNLKIALSQSFNEGIKYFEAEDFSKAAEYFELSAKIGNHPDINKNEEAVYYNIALSHERAGNLKKAQEYYKLSAENNYEPVNCIRKVADLYLNAKDTANYVTTLKDGISKLADNQILMLILIDHYSKAQQYDEALEYLDKAIEAEPDNKVYYFAKGTFFDQTGRYDESFEAYQKALEIDPVYFDAVFNLGVLQFNKGADLFNEANDLPPDNFAKIDELTELAFVEFKKAAEYFEKALELDPTDIVTMKQLKLIYFRYRAKEGFAEKLDAINAKIEAAEQQ; encoded by the coding sequence ATGAAGAAACTTGTTTTAATTGGTCTGTTTGCAGGGGTTGTTACATTTGTGAACGCACAAAATCGCAATGTTATAACTGCCTATAACTTAGGTATTAAGCCTGGACAAACACAATATGAAAGAGCCTTAAAGGCTATTGATGAAGCTGTGGAACATGTCGAAACTAAGGAGAATGAAAAAGCGTGGTATTACCGTGGATTAATTCTTCAAAATATTTTTCAGTCCACAAATCCCGAACACAAGGAAATACACCCATTTCCATTGAAAGAAGCAGCATTGAGTTATGAAAATTCTATCAAATTTAAAGACAAAAGGGCTCGTTATGCTGGAAATGCACTACAGAATCTTAAAATTGCTTTATCTCAGTCTTTTAATGAAGGGATTAAATATTTTGAAGCTGAAGATTTCTCAAAAGCAGCTGAATATTTCGAACTTTCTGCAAAAATTGGCAATCATCCTGATATTAACAAAAATGAAGAGGCTGTCTATTATAATATAGCTTTATCTCACGAAAGGGCTGGAAATTTAAAAAAGGCACAAGAGTATTATAAGCTATCAGCTGAAAACAACTATGAACCTGTCAACTGTATTCGTAAAGTTGCTGATTTATATTTAAATGCGAAAGATACTGCAAATTATGTAACAACATTGAAAGATGGAATCTCTAAATTGGCTGATAATCAAATCCTTATGCTTATTTTGATCGACCATTATAGTAAAGCTCAACAATATGATGAAGCATTAGAGTATTTGGATAAAGCTATTGAAGCTGAGCCAGATAATAAAGTGTATTATTTTGCAAAAGGAACTTTCTTTGACCAAACTGGCCGATATGATGAAAGTTTTGAAGCTTATCAAAAAGCATTGGAAATTGACCCAGTTTACTTTGATGCTGTGTTTAATTTAGGTGTTTTGCAGTTTAATAAAGGTGCTGATTTGTTTAACGAAGCTAATGATTTACCGCCAGATAATTTTGCAAAAATCGATGAATTAACTGAATTAGCTTTTGTAGAATTTAAAAAAGCAGCAGAATATTTTGAAAAAGCCCTAGAATTAGATCCTACAGATATCGTTACAATGAAACAATTAAAGTTAATTTATTTTAGATATAGGGCAAAAGAAGGTTTTGCTGAAAAACTTGATGCTATTAATGCAAAAATTGAAGCTGCTGAACAACAATAG
- a CDS encoding GWxTD domain-containing protein, whose protein sequence is MKRLLLLSILIILFQLSSYGIKAYFHHAQFYAPTVGTYLETYMAIVPNSVAYKINSNNKLQASVEVTMIFTADDVVKEYRKYNISSPEVDTSFAGLPGAFIDLQRIPLPAGSYNFQLLVKDNFSPDSLSFDYKDILTISISGNEPAISGIEPAERFIPTETITKYTKSGYDVIPYVSNFYPNSVNSITFYSELYNIDKEVGAGNDFLIRYFVTSVPSRRMFEKTITLDRRKAAPIVVLTKSVNISDLPSGNYNLEIEVCDKNNEVLLTKKHFFQRSSNKPMDTPTSYANVETKDSWVEKYSTVHELGAHIKSLYPIAGNVERSFIDTDFSAKDLKIMQQFFINFWETRNSIAPESEWEIYRKQVELVDKLYGTQIKRGYMSDRGRVYLQYGSPNQIIKRSNMAFFQPYEIWHFYKINDKNNRRFVFSLVDFGTSEYELVHSDMPGEILNQAWFDIVKGNHLITKENKNIFDDEYDQLRRDYQD, encoded by the coding sequence ATGAAGAGATTACTTCTTTTATCCATTTTAATAATTTTATTCCAATTATCAAGCTATGGAATAAAAGCATATTTCCATCATGCACAATTTTACGCGCCAACTGTAGGCACATATCTCGAAACATATATGGCAATTGTACCAAATTCGGTTGCGTATAAAATCAACTCAAACAATAAGTTACAAGCGTCAGTTGAAGTAACAATGATATTCACAGCGGACGATGTCGTTAAAGAGTATAGAAAATATAATATTTCAAGCCCCGAGGTTGATACATCATTTGCTGGTCTTCCCGGAGCGTTTATTGATCTGCAAAGAATACCTCTACCTGCAGGATCTTATAATTTTCAACTATTAGTTAAGGATAATTTCTCTCCTGACAGCTTATCATTTGATTATAAAGATATATTAACTATATCTATCTCGGGAAATGAGCCTGCCATTAGTGGCATTGAGCCCGCTGAGAGATTTATACCAACTGAAACAATTACAAAATATACCAAAAGCGGATATGATGTAATACCTTATGTAAGTAATTTTTATCCAAACAGTGTGAATTCTATTACGTTTTACTCCGAACTATACAATATTGACAAAGAAGTAGGAGCAGGCAACGATTTCTTAATCAGATACTTCGTTACGTCTGTTCCGAGCCGCAGGATGTTCGAAAAAACAATTACTCTTGATCGAAGAAAAGCGGCGCCTATTGTTGTTCTTACAAAATCTGTAAATATCTCTGATTTACCTTCTGGGAATTATAATTTAGAAATTGAGGTATGCGATAAAAACAACGAGGTTTTATTAACAAAGAAACACTTTTTTCAACGTAGCAGCAATAAACCAATGGATACTCCAACAAGTTATGCAAATGTTGAGACTAAAGATTCTTGGGTTGAAAAATATTCGACTGTACACGAACTAGGAGCCCATATTAAAAGTTTATATCCAATAGCCGGAAACGTAGAGCGTAGCTTTATCGATACCGATTTTTCAGCCAAAGATTTAAAGATAATGCAGCAATTTTTCATAAATTTTTGGGAGACAAGAAATTCTATTGCTCCCGAGAGTGAGTGGGAAATATACCGTAAACAAGTAGAGTTGGTTGATAAACTGTACGGAACTCAAATTAAAAGAGGTTATATGAGCGACAGAGGAAGAGTTTATCTACAGTACGGTAGTCCAAACCAGATAATTAAAAGAAGTAATATGGCTTTCTTCCAACCCTATGAAATATGGCATTTTTACAAAATTAATGATAAAAACAATCGAAGATTCGTGTTTAGTCTTGTTGACTTTGGTACAAGTGAGTACGAATTAGTACACAGCGATATGCCAGGCGAAATATTAAATCAAGCTTGGTTTGATATTGTAAAAGGTAACCATTTAATAACCAAAGAGAACAAAAATATATTTGACGATGAGTACGATCAGTTAAGACGAGATTATCAAGATTAA
- the gyrA gene encoding DNA gyrase subunit A has product MTEGENIIRINIEDEMKSSYIDYSMSVIVSRALPDVRDGLKPVHRRILYGMNELGLSPTKPHKKSARIVGEVLGKYHPHGDSSVYNAMVRMAQDWSLRYTMVDGHGNFGSVDGDSPAAMRYTEARMTKITEEMLADIDKNTVDFTLNFDDSLKEPTVLPSKIPNLLVNGVSGIAVGMATNMAPHNLSEVIDACLEYIKNRDITVEELCKYVKGPDFPGGGIIYGYSGVKESLETGRGRIVMRGKAIIETDEKGHEKIVVTEIPYMVNKADMIMRTADLIAEKKIEGISNVNDESDRDGMRIVYDIKRDAIANVVLNNLYKYTSLQSTFSTNNIALVNGKPQQLNLRDLIKCFIEHRHDVTIRRIEYELEQAEKRAHILEGLIIASDNIDEVIEIIKSSDNRDQARTRLMERFSLSQEQSHAIVEMRLGQLTGLEQDKLRSEYNELLERIDYYKRVLADEGMRMEIIANELIEIKDKYGDERRTEIVLNAEEFNPEDFYADEDMVITISNLGYIKRTPLADYRSQGRGGVGAKGSTTRDEDFIEHIYVASMHNTLLLFTEKGKCFWLKVYDIPEGTRTSKGRAIQNVLNIEQDDSVRSYINIKDLKDEEFINSHYLIMATREGIIKKTLLEEYSRPRQNGIIAISIRDTDKLIDVKLTNGNSEIIMGVHSGKAIRFNENDVRAVGRNSIGVKGITLSKGDFVVGMIAVENESEDILVVSENGYGKRSSIADYRITKRGGKGVKTLNVTEKTGKMIALKGVVDTDDLMIITRKGLTIRIAVDSIRQIGRAAQGVILINLKDDDQIAAVTYVDTTDEDDEINENEYYEINSGDDDVDNE; this is encoded by the coding sequence ATGACAGAAGGAGAAAATATTATTAGAATTAACATCGAAGATGAGATGAAGAGTTCCTATATCGATTATTCGATGTCGGTAATTGTTTCACGTGCATTGCCAGATGTTAGAGACGGACTTAAACCTGTTCACAGACGGATACTTTATGGAATGAATGAGTTAGGGTTAAGTCCAACAAAACCCCATAAAAAATCGGCACGTATAGTGGGAGAGGTGCTTGGTAAATATCACCCACATGGCGATTCATCTGTATATAATGCTATGGTTAGAATGGCACAAGATTGGTCATTGAGATATACCATGGTTGATGGTCATGGGAACTTCGGCTCTGTTGACGGCGATTCGCCAGCAGCAATGCGATATACAGAAGCCCGTATGACCAAAATTACTGAGGAGATGTTAGCTGATATCGACAAGAATACTGTCGATTTTACGCTAAATTTTGACGACTCGCTGAAAGAACCAACTGTACTGCCCTCCAAAATTCCTAATCTTTTAGTTAATGGTGTTTCGGGTATCGCCGTTGGAATGGCTACAAACATGGCTCCGCACAACCTTTCCGAAGTAATAGATGCTTGCCTAGAATACATTAAAAATAGAGATATAACAGTAGAAGAGCTTTGTAAATATGTTAAAGGACCCGATTTCCCGGGTGGTGGTATTATTTACGGTTATAGTGGAGTTAAAGAATCTTTAGAGACAGGACGTGGCAGAATCGTAATGCGAGGAAAAGCCATAATAGAGACTGATGAAAAAGGACATGAGAAAATTGTAGTCACCGAAATACCATACATGGTAAACAAAGCCGATATGATAATGAGAACCGCCGATTTGATTGCTGAAAAGAAAATAGAAGGTATTAGCAATGTAAATGATGAATCGGATAGGGATGGAATGCGGATTGTGTATGATATTAAGCGTGATGCTATTGCGAATGTTGTTTTGAACAATTTGTATAAGTACACATCTTTACAAAGCACATTTAGTACAAATAACATTGCCTTAGTTAATGGAAAACCTCAACAGTTAAACTTAAGAGATTTAATAAAGTGCTTTATTGAACATCGTCACGATGTTACTATACGTAGAATAGAGTATGAGCTTGAACAAGCCGAAAAAAGAGCCCATATTTTAGAGGGTCTGATAATTGCTTCGGACAACATTGACGAGGTAATTGAAATTATTAAATCATCTGATAATCGTGATCAGGCTAGAACGCGTTTAATGGAGAGGTTTTCTCTATCGCAAGAGCAATCTCACGCAATTGTTGAAATGCGCTTAGGACAACTAACTGGACTAGAGCAAGATAAATTAAGAAGTGAGTATAATGAGCTATTAGAACGTATTGATTATTACAAACGCGTACTTGCTGATGAAGGAATGCGAATGGAGATAATAGCCAATGAATTGATAGAGATAAAAGATAAATATGGTGATGAAAGACGCACCGAGATAGTTCTAAATGCAGAAGAGTTCAATCCTGAAGACTTTTATGCTGATGAGGATATGGTTATTACCATATCTAATCTTGGTTACATAAAACGAACACCATTAGCAGACTACAGAAGTCAAGGTCGGGGAGGAGTTGGTGCAAAAGGAAGTACAACACGTGATGAAGACTTTATTGAGCATATTTACGTGGCCTCAATGCACAATACTCTGCTACTTTTTACCGAAAAAGGAAAATGCTTCTGGCTAAAAGTTTATGATATACCAGAAGGGACCAGAACCAGTAAAGGACGAGCCATACAAAACGTTTTAAATATAGAACAAGACGATTCTGTTCGTTCCTATATCAACATTAAAGATTTGAAAGATGAAGAGTTTATCAATTCTCATTATTTGATAATGGCTACCCGTGAGGGGATTATTAAGAAAACTCTTTTAGAAGAGTATAGCAGACCTCGACAAAACGGTATAATTGCCATATCTATACGAGACACAGACAAACTTATTGACGTTAAGCTAACTAACGGAAATAGCGAAATTATTATGGGTGTTCACTCAGGCAAAGCTATAAGATTTAACGAAAATGATGTACGTGCTGTAGGAAGAAACTCTATAGGCGTTAAGGGAATCACACTATCAAAAGGAGATTTTGTTGTTGGTATGATTGCTGTTGAAAACGAGTCAGAAGATATTTTGGTGGTTTCTGAAAACGGTTATGGTAAACGTTCATCCATTGCTGATTACAGAATAACTAAACGGGGTGGAAAAGGAGTTAAAACTCTTAATGTAACCGAAAAAACCGGTAAAATGATAGCACTTAAAGGTGTTGTTGATACCGATGATTTGATGATAATTACTCGTAAAGGTCTAACAATCAGGATTGCTGTAGATTCAATCAGACAAATAGGTAGAGCAGCACAGGGAGTTATATTAATTAATTTGAAAGATGATGACCAAATTGCTGCTGTAACATACGTTGATACAACAGACGAAGATGACGAAATTAACGAGAATGAATATTATGAGATAAATAGTGGCGACGATGATGTTGATAATGAATGA
- a CDS encoding inositol monophosphatase has protein sequence MNYNDILKQTLAITDKTANYIKNERNKFSNEVFEVKSHNSFVTHVDKNAEHLLLESLSKIVPNSGFLAEESGESNKNSEFLWIIDPLDGTTNYIHSLYPVAISIALMHNNKPVLGVIHEVGLNEVFYASKNDKAYMNNKQISVSKIKHVKDSLLATGFPYYDYDRMEQYMNLMKEFMHVSHGLRRLGSAATDLAYVACGRFEGFFEYSLSPWDVAAGAFIIERAGGKISDFSGGNNYIYGQEILATNANIFEELLSYTMKYMSPDVK, from the coding sequence ATGAATTATAACGATATTTTAAAACAAACTCTTGCAATAACAGATAAAACTGCTAACTACATTAAAAATGAGCGAAATAAGTTTAGCAATGAGGTATTTGAAGTCAAATCGCATAACAGTTTTGTAACACATGTTGATAAAAATGCGGAGCATCTTTTGCTTGAATCATTAAGTAAAATTGTTCCAAATTCTGGCTTTCTTGCTGAAGAGAGCGGTGAAAGCAATAAAAACAGCGAATTTTTATGGATAATAGACCCATTAGACGGCACAACGAATTATATACACTCATTATACCCAGTAGCAATTAGCATCGCTCTAATGCATAATAATAAGCCTGTATTAGGTGTTATTCACGAAGTTGGTCTTAACGAGGTTTTTTATGCCTCAAAAAACGACAAGGCGTACATGAATAATAAGCAAATTAGCGTATCGAAAATCAAACATGTAAAAGATTCGCTGTTAGCCACAGGTTTCCCATACTACGATTACGACAGAATGGAGCAATACATGAATCTTATGAAAGAGTTTATGCATGTAAGTCATGGTTTGCGACGACTGGGGAGTGCTGCAACCGATTTAGCTTATGTTGCATGTGGTAGATTTGAAGGTTTTTTTGAGTATAGCCTAAGCCCTTGGGATGTTGCAGCAGGAGCGTTTATCATAGAACGAGCAGGAGGGAAGATTTCTGATTTTTCGGGTGGAAATAACTATATTTACGGTCAGGAAATATTAGCAACAAATGCCAATATATTTGAAGAATTATTATCATATACCATGAAATATATGTCGCCTGACGTAAAATAA
- a CDS encoding ATP-dependent Clp protease ATP-binding subunit, whose translation MNAKFSQQIKDIIAYSREEAIRLGNEILETDHLFLGMLREGRGMAIDTLVSLGVDLLFVRKKIEFELKEEQILDKSKQDDLPFKNSAARVLRLVALEARALNSNTIESEHLMLAIMRDETSRIVSLLGDENVDYDLLKDRIINQPYNKMDDPYDSTGDDDDSDERSDLPSGSSKSNSDTPVLDNFGIDLTKAAEENRLDPVVGREVEIERLAQILSRRKKNNPVLIGEPGVGKSAIVEGMAIRIVKRQVSRVLFNKRVITLDLASIVAGTKYRGQFEERIKAILNELSKTTNVILFIDEIHTIVGAGGAAGSLDAANMLKPALARGEIQCIGATTLDEYRQHIEKDGALERRFQKVMVEPTSPEETLHILNQIKPKYEDHHNVIYTDKALEACVKLSLRYISDRHLPDKAIDALDEAGSRIHISNINVPENIIKLESEIERTKELKIKAVHDQDFEKAANFRDEERKFIDALEKAKLQWEKDLTQQREVVDEDDIAEVIAMMTGVPVRRIAQAESQRLLNMAEELEGSVIGQSEAIEKIVKSIQRNRAGLKDPNKPIGTFVFLGPTGVGKTQLAKVLAEYLFDSSDALIRVDMSEYMEKFAVSRLVGAPPGYVGYEEGGQLTEKVRRKPYSVVLLDEIEKAHPDVFHILLQVLDEGRLTDSFGRRVDFRNTLIIMTSNIGSRQLKDFGDGIGFATSAREQGAADHAKGVIEKALKRAFAPEFLNRIDDIIIFNPLSKDDIFKIIDIELRGLYKRVSEMGYKIEMTDEAKDFIAEKGFDPNFGARPLKRALQKYLEDEMAEAILKTQVSEGDTIFVEYNKDKEPDKVIVTVKKAI comes from the coding sequence ATGAATGCAAAATTTTCACAACAGATTAAAGACATTATTGCATATAGTCGCGAAGAAGCAATTCGCTTAGGTAACGAAATTTTAGAAACCGACCATCTTTTTTTAGGGATGTTGCGTGAAGGTCGCGGAATGGCAATAGACACTCTTGTAAGTTTGGGTGTTGACCTTCTGTTTGTTCGCAAAAAAATTGAGTTTGAGCTTAAAGAGGAACAAATCCTTGACAAATCTAAACAAGACGATTTACCCTTTAAAAATAGTGCAGCAAGAGTACTTAGATTAGTTGCACTTGAAGCTCGTGCTTTAAATAGTAATACCATTGAATCAGAGCATCTTATGTTAGCGATAATGCGAGATGAAACCAGTCGTATTGTATCATTATTAGGTGATGAAAATGTTGATTATGATCTGTTAAAAGATAGAATTATCAACCAACCCTATAACAAAATGGACGATCCATACGATAGTACTGGTGATGACGATGATTCAGATGAGCGAAGCGATCTCCCCTCCGGCTCTTCTAAATCAAATTCAGATACACCTGTACTAGATAACTTTGGAATTGATTTAACGAAAGCAGCCGAGGAAAACAGATTAGACCCTGTTGTTGGACGTGAGGTCGAGATTGAAAGGTTAGCTCAAATACTTAGCCGTAGAAAAAAAAACAATCCTGTTCTTATTGGCGAGCCCGGCGTGGGTAAATCAGCAATTGTTGAGGGAATGGCAATACGCATTGTAAAAAGGCAAGTGTCTCGGGTTCTTTTCAATAAACGAGTTATAACACTCGATTTAGCGTCAATTGTAGCAGGAACCAAATATCGTGGACAATTTGAAGAGCGTATTAAGGCAATTCTAAATGAGTTGTCAAAAACTACAAACGTTATTTTGTTTATTGATGAAATACACACTATCGTTGGCGCAGGTGGTGCTGCTGGCTCCCTTGATGCTGCAAATATGTTAAAACCAGCTCTCGCAAGAGGAGAAATTCAATGTATTGGAGCTACAACACTTGATGAATACCGTCAGCATATAGAGAAAGATGGTGCATTGGAAAGACGATTTCAAAAAGTAATGGTAGAACCCACCAGTCCCGAAGAGACACTACACATACTTAACCAAATAAAGCCCAAATACGAAGACCACCATAACGTAATCTATACTGATAAAGCTTTAGAGGCATGTGTTAAACTCTCTTTAAGATATATTTCTGACCGACATCTGCCTGATAAAGCTATTGACGCATTAGATGAGGCAGGTTCAAGAATACATATTTCTAATATCAATGTTCCTGAAAATATAATTAAACTTGAGAGTGAGATAGAACGTACTAAAGAGCTTAAAATAAAAGCTGTACATGACCAAGACTTTGAAAAAGCAGCTAATTTTCGAGACGAGGAACGAAAGTTTATTGATGCACTTGAAAAGGCAAAACTTCAGTGGGAAAAGGATTTAACGCAACAGCGTGAAGTAGTTGATGAAGACGATATAGCCGAAGTTATCGCAATGATGACCGGTGTCCCGGTACGTAGGATTGCTCAAGCAGAGAGTCAAAGGCTTTTAAATATGGCAGAAGAGCTAGAAGGTAGCGTCATTGGACAATCAGAAGCCATTGAGAAAATTGTAAAATCGATCCAACGAAACAGAGCCGGATTGAAAGATCCAAATAAACCGATAGGTACATTTGTGTTTTTAGGACCAACAGGCGTTGGTAAAACACAGTTGGCTAAAGTATTAGCAGAGTACCTTTTCGATTCGTCAGATGCCCTTATACGCGTTGATATGAGCGAATATATGGAGAAATTCGCCGTCTCTAGACTTGTAGGAGCACCTCCGGGGTATGTTGGCTATGAAGAAGGCGGTCAGCTAACGGAAAAAGTAAGACGTAAACCATATAGCGTTGTTCTACTCGATGAAATAGAGAAAGCACACCCCGATGTCTTTCACATTCTGCTTCAAGTACTTGACGAAGGACGCTTGACAGACAGTTTTGGTCGTAGAGTTGATTTTAGAAACACATTAATTATTATGACATCGAATATTGGGAGCCGTCAGTTGAAAGATTTTGGCGATGGGATTGGCTTTGCCACATCAGCCAGAGAGCAAGGTGCTGCCGATCATGCAAAAGGTGTTATAGAAAAAGCCCTAAAAAGAGCATTCGCTCCTGAGTTTCTAAACCGTATTGATGATATTATTATATTCAATCCGTTGAGTAAAGATGATATATTTAAAATCATTGATATTGAGTTAAGAGGCTTATATAAAAGAGTTTCTGAAATGGGATATAAAATAGAGATGACAGATGAAGCAAAAGATTTTATTGCTGAAAAAGGATTTGATCCCAATTTTGGTGCTCGACCACTAAAAAGAGCTCTTCAGAAATATCTTGAAGACGAAATGGCAGAAGCAATTTTAAAAACTCAAGTTTCTGAAGGAGACACAATATTCGTGGAATACAACAAAGACAAAGAGCCTGATAAAGTGATAGTTACAGTAAAAAAGGCTATTTAA
- a CDS encoding adenylate kinase, translating into MLNIALYGPPGAGKGTQSQWLVKKYNLTYISTGEILREEIAASTKLGLLAKDIIEKGGLVSDEIIVQIIESKIQKNPNANGFLFDGFPRTTVQCYILEGLLIKLNTSLTCMLSLEVPEEEVFRRLKERAKTANRKDDTEEVIKVRLKEYYEKTVPVAKYYQDKNIYYAVDGMGEIEEIQERLVKAIEKSLENRWMNIVLLGYPGSGKGTQAKKMAEKYNLVYISTGKMLREEIKKGTEMGKLAKPYVDKGTIAPDEFAIKLIQEKMKSNQNTKGFIFKGFPRTIVQAYIIDGMLSRLESGITAAIEIKVPPLVAIKRLALRSKTDKSRLYDMSTELIVERLEEYKNKTKLARDYYEKKGLLRVVDGEGSVDEVFERICIELDKAQRLVF; encoded by the coding sequence ATGTTAAATATAGCATTGTACGGTCCACCTGGAGCGGGTAAAGGGACCCAAAGTCAGTGGCTTGTAAAAAAATATAACCTTACTTATATTTCAACAGGTGAAATACTTAGGGAAGAGATTGCAGCCAGCACTAAGTTGGGTTTATTAGCTAAAGATATAATTGAAAAAGGAGGATTAGTTTCTGATGAGATTATAGTTCAAATTATCGAAAGCAAAATCCAAAAAAATCCAAATGCAAATGGATTTCTGTTTGATGGTTTCCCCAGAACCACAGTACAGTGCTACATATTAGAGGGTTTGCTGATTAAATTAAACACTTCTCTAACATGTATGTTAAGCTTAGAAGTACCTGAGGAAGAAGTTTTTAGACGACTTAAAGAGCGAGCAAAAACTGCAAATAGAAAAGATGACACCGAAGAGGTTATTAAAGTGCGTTTAAAAGAATATTACGAAAAAACAGTACCTGTAGCAAAATATTATCAGGATAAGAATATATATTATGCAGTTGATGGAATGGGAGAGATCGAAGAAATTCAAGAACGTTTAGTTAAAGCCATAGAAAAGTCTCTCGAAAATCGCTGGATGAATATTGTTTTGCTTGGATATCCTGGTAGTGGTAAAGGAACTCAGGCTAAAAAGATGGCTGAAAAGTATAATCTTGTCTATATTTCAACAGGCAAAATGCTACGCGAAGAGATAAAAAAAGGAACCGAAATGGGAAAACTAGCTAAGCCATACGTGGACAAAGGTACAATTGCACCAGATGAATTTGCAATAAAGCTGATACAGGAAAAAATGAAATCTAATCAAAATACTAAAGGATTTATTTTCAAGGGATTTCCTCGCACAATTGTTCAAGCATATATCATTGATGGAATGTTAAGTCGCCTAGAAAGTGGTATTACAGCAGCAATTGAGATAAAAGTACCGCCATTAGTGGCAATTAAGCGTTTAGCTCTACGTAGTAAAACTGATAAAAGTCGTTTATACGATATGAGTACCGAGCTAATTGTTGAGAGACTCGAAGAGTACAAAAACAAAACAAAATTAGCTCGAGATTACTATGAAAAAAAGGGGTTATTGCGAGTTGTTGATGGCGAAGGTTCAGTCGATGAAGTTTTTGAACGTATATGTATCGAATTAGATAAAGCTCAACGTTTAGTTTTTTAG
- a CDS encoding nucleotidyltransferase, translating to MKNKPTLLILAGGLASRYGAIKQMESVGPSGESILDYSVYDAIREGFGKVVFVVNKTIENDFKEKYDKIFVGRIDTEYVIQSLDDLPKGFHSPSDRVKPWGTGHAVRAARNAINTPFVVINADDFYGRESYAAISKFIANNHSNYAMYAYKLGNTLSKHGTVSRGVCEVENGFLTEINENTSISRVNESTIRSDQNSSLSNETLVSMNFWVFRPDVFPIIEQLFSEFISKNHNSLTAEFYIPSVVQYVIDKNIRPISVLSGSSPWFGMTYKSDRDETRNSISSLILKGIYPQSLWKIN from the coding sequence ATGAAAAATAAACCTACTCTATTGATATTAGCTGGGGGATTAGCAAGTCGTTATGGTGCTATTAAACAAATGGAATCAGTTGGACCATCAGGCGAATCAATTTTAGATTATTCTGTTTATGATGCCATAAGAGAAGGTTTTGGAAAAGTGGTATTTGTTGTAAACAAAACCATTGAAAATGATTTTAAAGAGAAATATGACAAGATTTTTGTAGGTAGAATTGATACAGAATATGTAATTCAAAGTCTTGACGATTTGCCTAAAGGTTTTCACAGCCCTTCTGATAGAGTAAAACCCTGGGGAACCGGACATGCTGTTAGGGCTGCTCGCAACGCAATCAACACCCCTTTTGTAGTTATTAATGCCGATGACTTTTACGGAAGAGAATCATATGCTGCAATCAGCAAATTCATTGCAAACAACCATTCAAATTATGCAATGTACGCATATAAACTTGGTAACACTCTTTCAAAACATGGTACAGTTAGTCGAGGTGTTTGTGAAGTGGAAAATGGTTTTCTCACAGAAATTAACGAAAATACATCCATTAGCAGGGTAAATGAGAGTACTATAAGATCTGATCAAAATAGCTCATTATCAAATGAAACACTTGTATCAATGAACTTTTGGGTTTTTAGACCCGATGTTTTTCCAATTATTGAACAGTTATTCAGCGAGTTTATTAGCAAAAACCATAATAGCCTGACAGCTGAATTTTATATCCCATCGGTTGTCCAATACGTAATTGACAAAAATATACGTCCTATTTCAGTACTTTCTGGGAGTTCGCCATGGTTTGGAATGACCTATAAATCAGACAGAGACGAAACACGTAATTCAATTAGTAGTTTAATTCTGAAAGGGATTTATCCTCAAAGTCTTTGGAAAATCAATTAA